A genomic region of Anas acuta chromosome 25, bAnaAcu1.1, whole genome shotgun sequence contains the following coding sequences:
- the LOC137844257 gene encoding olfactory receptor 4D1-like yields the protein MELENCTTTVKNIFFVGFTESAMLQYVLFATFLIIYTMTWLGNVTIITTVIIDQELHKPMYFFLGNLALLDLSESSVTLPKMLWDFLSEYKSISFGGCIAQIFFFHFTGGVVVFLLTVMTLDRYVAVHKPLQYLNIMNHNVCLGLVAGAWVGGFVHSIAQVALIIQLPFCGPNLLDNFYCDFPQVIKLACTDIYAVELLMVSNSGLLMILIFIVLIVSHVVILVKIRAHITQGKHKAFSTCGAQVAVVSIHFVPCIFIYAWPFKKFVADKAMSSLYTIITPMLNPIIYTLRNTEMKNAIKKFLNNVFLRMRNSQLSFLS from the coding sequence ATGGAGCTGGAGAATTGCACCACcactgtgaaaaatattttctttgttggtTTTACTGAAAGTGCCATGTTACAGTATGTACTTTTTGCAACTTTCCTCATAATTTACACAATGACTTGGCTTGGAAATGTCACTATCATCACCACAGTAATCATAGATCAAGAGCTTCACAAGCCTATGTACTTTTTTCTAGGAAATTTAGCCCTCCTAGACCTCAGTGAATCCTCAGTGACTCTGCCCAAGATGCTATGGGACTTCCTGTCTGAGTATAAGTCCATTAGTTTTGGAGGATGCATtgcacagattttcttcttccatttcacAGGAGGTGTTGTGGTTTTCCTCCTCACAGTGATGACTCTGGATCGGTATGTGGCTGTTCATAAACCTTTGCAGTACTTAAATATCATGAATCACAATGTTTGCCTTGGCCTGGTTGCAGGAGCATGGGTAGGGGGATTTGTTCATTCTATTGCGCAGGTAGCACTGATCATTCAGTTGCCATTCTGTGGACCAAATTTACTAGACAATTTCTACTGCGATTTCCCACAGGTAATCAAACTAGCCTGTACAGATATCTATGCGGTTGAGTTGCTCATGGTTTCCAACAGCGGACTGCTTATGATCCTCATATTTATTGTCCTGATTGTGTCACATGTTGTCATCTTGGTCAAAATCAGGGCACATATCACACAAGGgaagcacaaagccttttccacttgTGGAGCCCAAGTTGCAGTGGTGAGCATCCATTTTGTACCCTGCATCTTCATCTATGCATGGCCATTCAAAAAGTTTGTGGCGGACAAAGCCATGTCGTCTCTTTATACTATCATCACCCCAATGCTGAATCCCATAATCTACACATTAAGGAACACAGAGATGAAGAATGCCATCAAGAAATTTCTCAACAATGTCTTTCTCAGAATGAGAAATTCACAACTGTCATTCCTTTCTTAg